In a genomic window of Blastocatellia bacterium:
- a CDS encoding glycosyltransferase family 2 protein has translation MLRLLFWFSITAILYTYLGYPLLVWLVARCRRRAVNKAAATPHVSVIIACHNEARRIEARLRNLLDCDYPPERLEIILISDGSTDLTADIARRFVSERVRVFAYERQMGKATALNVGVELATGEVIVFADARQRFEARAIRELVANFADPTVGAVSGELLLDGGSGVGESVGLYWKYEKWIRKSESRVGSVIGATGAIYAIRKGLWQPLPPMTILDDVYTPMCIAMAGHRVVFEEAARAYDQAAGSARREFARKVRTLTGNYQLCQLMPRLLVPTSGLLLQFYSHKLMRLVAPIFFVLLFAVNVAIITAQGASLFYSAMLAAQMIFYACVAAGAALLKRQRKVRLLNFAYVFSVMNAAALVGLFYFIVGKRDVWVR, from the coding sequence ATGTTGAGATTGCTCTTCTGGTTTTCGATCACCGCCATTCTCTACACCTATCTGGGTTACCCGTTACTGGTGTGGCTGGTGGCGCGCTGCCGCCGCCGCGCCGTCAACAAAGCCGCCGCCACGCCGCATGTTTCCGTCATCATCGCCTGCCACAATGAAGCGCGCCGCATCGAAGCCCGCCTGCGCAACCTGCTCGATTGCGATTACCCGCCCGAACGGCTCGAAATCATTCTCATCTCGGACGGCTCGACCGACCTGACCGCCGACATCGCCCGCCGCTTTGTCTCTGAGCGCGTTCGCGTCTTCGCCTACGAGCGGCAGATGGGCAAAGCCACGGCGCTCAACGTCGGCGTCGAGCTGGCGACCGGCGAAGTCATCGTCTTTGCCGACGCGCGCCAGCGTTTTGAAGCGCGGGCGATTCGCGAGCTGGTCGCCAACTTCGCTGATCCGACAGTCGGCGCGGTGTCGGGCGAGCTGCTGCTTGATGGCGGCAGTGGCGTCGGCGAATCGGTCGGCCTCTACTGGAAGTATGAAAAGTGGATTCGCAAGAGCGAGAGCCGCGTCGGCTCGGTGATCGGCGCGACCGGGGCGATTTACGCCATTCGCAAAGGGCTGTGGCAGCCGCTGCCGCCGATGACCATCCTCGATGATGTCTACACGCCGATGTGCATCGCGATGGCCGGGCACCGGGTTGTCTTTGAAGAAGCGGCCCGCGCTTACGACCAGGCCGCGGGCTCGGCGCGCCGCGAGTTCGCCCGCAAAGTGCGGACGCTCACGGGCAATTATCAGCTCTGCCAGTTGATGCCGCGATTGCTGGTGCCGACCAGCGGCTTGCTGTTGCAATTCTATTCGCACAAGCTGATGCGCCTTGTCGCGCCGATCTTCTTTGTGCTGCTGTTTGCCGTCAATGTAGCGATCATCACCGCGCAAGGCGCGAGCCTGTTTTACAGCGCAATGCTTGCGGCGCAGATGATCTTTTATGCGTGCGTCGCTGCCGGTGCGGCCTTGCTCAAGCGCCAGCGCAAGGTGCGGCTCTTGAATTTCGCTTATGTCTTTTCGGTGATGAACGCGGCGGCGCTCGTCGGCCTCTTTTACTTCATCGTCGGCAAGCGCGACGTGTGGGTGCGATAG